In the Aeromicrobium fastidiosum genome, TGCGACCTCGGCTACAACTTCCTGGTCGACAAGTACGGGCAGATCTTCGAGGGCCGCCGCGGTGGCATCGACCGTGCCGTCCGCGCCGCGCACTCGGGCAACGCCGCGGTCAACATGTACGCCATGGGCGTCTCGATGATGGGCAACTACGACGAGGTCAAGCCGAGCGCGGCGCTCAAGGACGCCATGGTGCGGCTGATCGGCTGGCGGCTCGGCACCAACTACCTCCCGGCCAAGGGCACGTACTCCCTGGGCGGCAAGACGCTCAACATGATCGCGGGCCACCGCGACGTCCTCAGCACTGCCTGCCCGGGTCGCTACGGCTACGCGTGGCTGTCGGAGGCCGGCGGCCTGCGCGACCGCGTCGAGGCGTACATCGCGGCCTACTCCAGCCCGGTCAAGTCGCTCTACCGCGCCCTCGGCGCAGCCGCGACCGGCCCGATCTTCATCGGCGAGGCGCAGGGTGCCGATGGCAGCCGCCTGCGGGCCAAGCTCGTCGACATCTACTCCAAGGGCACCGCAGGACCCGCGTTCACGGTCGGCGGCACCATCCGCGCCGAGTACGACCGGGTCGGCTCGCGCGCCGGGGTGCTCGGCTACCCGAAGGCGAACGCCGCGGCGGCGGCCGGCGGCACGCGCCAGGAGTTCGACGGCGGCTACATCACGACGACCGCTGCCGGCAGGGCCACGGCCTACACGAGCGCCGGTGCCGTCATCCCCGGAGGATCCGCGGCTCCGTCCGCTCCGGCTCCCGCGGTCAAGCCCGCAACCGTCAGCAAGGTCAGCGTCAAGGCCGGGGCGCGGTCCGCCCGCCTGACCTGGCCCGCGGTCGCCGGGGCGACGAGCTACGACGTCTGCCTCTACGCCAACAAGAACGTCAAGAAGGTGTGCAACCGGTCGGCGTACGGCGTGTCCGGGACGACGGCCCTGGTCGCCAAGCTGAAGCCCACGAACGGCACCGACTGGTACGCCAAGGTGCGCGCCGTCAACGGCTCGCTGAAGGGTGGCTACTCGTCGCTCAAGGGGTTCAACCTCTCGTCGGTCGCCGCCAAGGCTGCTTCCGCGGCATCGGCTCCGGCGGCCGCCGCAGAGCCCGCCGCCGTGTCATCGGCCGCGACGGTGCCCCCGTCCGCCGAGGCACCCGGTGTCGACACCGTGACGGTGCCCGCGTCCGGCGCGATCGCGATCTCCGGTCACGGCTACGGCCACGGCATCGGGATGAGCCAGTACGGTGCCCAGGGTGCCGCGCTGGCCGGTGTCACGTACGACCGCATCCTCGCCTCGTACTACCCGGGTACGTCGTTGGGCACCCAGGGCGGGTCGATCCGCGTGCTCATCTCGCAGGACACCAGCGACGCGGTCGACGTGCGTGCCGCGTCCGGACTCGTGTTCCGCAAGGTCTCGGGATCGTTCAAGAAGTCCCTGCCCACGACGGTCGGCGGCCGCAAGGTCACGACCTGGCGCATCGTGCGCGTCTCGTCGAAGAAGACGCAGTCGACCCTGCAGTACCGCACCAGCGGGCGCAGCTACCGCACGTACAAGGGCATCCGGTGGACCGGTGACGGGCAGTTCCAGGGCCCGAGCCGCATCGGGCTCGTGCTGCCGGGCGGCTCGACCGTCTCCTACCGCGGTGCCATCAGGTCGGCGGTCCCGTCGAAGGGCTCGACCGCCCGCGACACCGTCAACGTCCTGCCGCTCGAGCACTACGTGCGGGGTGTCATCGCGGCCGAGATGCCCGCCAAGTGGGCACCCGAGGCGCTGAAGGCACAGGCCGTCGCGGCCCGTACCTACGGCGTCCGCAGCATCAACGCCGCGCGCTACTACGACATCTGCAGCACCACGGCGTGCCAGGTGTACGGAGGTGCGTCGCGGGAGACCGCGACGACCGATGCCGCTGCTCGCGCCACGAGCGGCCAGTACGTGTCCTACAACGGTGTGCCGGCGTTGACGCAGTTCTCGTCATCCTCGGGCGGGCGCACCTCGGTCGGCTCGCAGCCCTATCTCGTGGCGGGGGACGACCCGTACGACGGATGGGCCGGCAATGCCAACCATGCCTGGACCACGACGGTCCCGGCAGCACGCATCCAGAAGGCGTACCCCACCATCGGAACGCTGCGGTCGCTCGCGATCACGCGTCGCGCCGGCGGCGGGTCGTGGGGTGGCCGTGTCAGCAGCATCACGCTGGTGGGGACGAGCGCGAACGTCTCCATCTCGGGCAACGACGCCCGGTGGGCCTTCGGGCTCAAGTCCAACTGGTTCAGCTTCGGAAGTTAGGGTCTTGTTCATGCGTTTCATCTCGGGGGCGATCGTCGGAGCCGTGCTGGCCACGTCGATGACATTCGTCTCGTCCAGTGCCCATGCCGACGACGTCGTGGCGCCTCCTGCCGACGCCGTCGCCGCGCCCACCGACCCGGTCGACGTGTCGACGACGACCGTCCCGGCGGTGTCGCAGGGCCTGTCGGCTGCCACGGCCGACGGCGGCGACCTCGTGGCCGAGCTGCCGGCCCGCAAGACCGACGACTTCGGCCTCGTCGGCGTCACGTGGGACCGCGGCTTCGACGCGACGGGCCTGCTCGTCGAGGTGCGGCTGCGCACCGCGGGAGCCTGGGGCGAGTGGCAGGAGCTGCACGTCGAGGGCGATGACGGTTCCGAGGGCGGCCAGGACGGCACCGAGCCCCTCTGGGTCGGCTCCGCCGATGGCATCTCGGTGCGGGTGACCAGCCCGACCGGTCAGCGTCCCGCAGGCCTCAAGGTCGCCACGATCGATCCCGGCACGACGCCGGCAGCCGGGCAGGCATCCGCCCCGGCCGCCGCGCCCGCGTCGTCGGTCAGCCCCGCGGTCTACCGCACGTCGTCGGCCTCGGCCGTCACGGTCGCGAGCGGCGCGACCGCCCCGATGCCCCCGATCATCCTGCGCTCGGCGTGGGGCGCGGCCCCCAACACCTCGTGCAGCAGTCCCAACGTCAGCCCCGGCGGCATCAAGGGCGCGGTCATCCACCACACCGCCGGCACCAACACGTACACCGCCGCCCAGTCGGCGCAGATCGTGCGCGCCACGCAGGCGTATCACATGAAGTCGCGCAAGTGGTGCGACATCGGCTACAACTTCTTGGTCGACAAGTACGGCCAGATCTTCGAGGGCCGCAACGGTGGTATCGACCGCGCCGTGCGCGCCGCGCACTCGGGCAACGCCGCGGTCAACGAGAACACGATGGGCGTCTCGATGATGGGCACGTTCTCGACCATGGCTCCGACGCAGGCCACCAAGGACGCCGTCACCAAGCTCGTCGCGTGGCGCTTCAGCCTCGTGGGCCTGCCCGCCTCGGGCACCTACTCGCTGGGTGGCAAGACGCTCAACCGCATCGCGGGCCACCGCGACGTCGTCGGCACCGAGTGCCCCGGCGCGGCCGCTTACGCCTGGCTCAGCGCGCCCGGCGGACTGCGCGACAGCGTCGCGGGCTACACCGCGAGCGTCGCCACGCCGATCGCGCAGCGGGTCGCCAAGCTCGGCGCAGGCGCGACGGGTGCCCTCGTGCAGGCCGAGTACCCGTTCTACACGGCCCCCGGCGGCACCAAGGCCCGCTACAAGAAGATCGACATCATCTCGTCGCCGCTCGGCACCTTCTCGCTCGGCGACGTCGTCCGCTCGCGGTACAACTCGCTGAAGGGGCAGTCGGGTGCGCTCGGCGTCCCGACGGGGATCATCGTCACGACCGCCCGGTCGCAGGTGCGCATGCAGCGCTTCCACCACGGGACGATCTACCGGGTCAAGCGCAAGAACAAGAAGGTCGCGGCCTACGCGCTCTACGGCAAGGTCGAGAACAAGTACCGATCCCTGCGCGAGGCCAGCGGCAAGCTCGGCGTGCCGACCAAGACGCAGACCAAGATCTCGGGCGGACGCGAGCGGGCCTACTTCTCGAAGGGAACCCTGACGCTCCAGTCGAACGGACGCGTCACGGTGTCGGTGAAGTGACGATCGGTCCCGACCTGGCCAAGTCGGTCGCGATCTCGGCGGCTGCCAATGCGTTCTCGCTGGCCTTCGCGGCGTGGGTGTTCGACCGGTTCAACATCCGGTTCGGCTGGTTCGTCGTCGCGGTCGTGCTGTTCACGGTGCTGACGGTGGCCCTGCGGGGCATCGTCGTCGGCACCGTGAACCGCTTCGCCCGTGGCTACACGATCGCCGGAGGGCTCGTGCTGACGTTGCTGGTGCTGGTCCTCACGGAGGTGGTGGTGCCCGAGGACGGCTTCTCGATCGACGGCTGGGGCACCTGGGTCGGCGTGACGCTGATCGTCTGGGCCGCAGGCGTCGCCTTCGGCGAGGTCGACAAGGCCCCGCCGCCGAAGCGCCTGACCACTCGCTGACGGCGCCGGTCTCGCCGTGTTGACCGGCCGTTCACGAACGGCCGGTCAACACACCGCTACTCGGCCGGTGCCGCGTCTTTGATCTCCGCGACGACCTGACCGGACGTCACTCCGCCACCGACCTCGACGGCCAGACCCGTCACGATGCCGGCCTTGTGGGCGTTGATCGGCTGCTCCATCTTCATGGCCTCGACGACGACGATCTGGTCGCCCGCGGCGACCTCCTGGCCCTCGGTGACCGTGACCTTGACGACGGTGCCCTGCATGGGCGCGACGAGCGAGTCGCCCGAGGCGGCCGCTCCCGCTGCCTTGCCGGCCTTGCGCTTGGCCTTCTTGGCACCGCCGGCCGCGGCAGCGGATGCTCCGAGGCCGCCGGGCAGGACGACCTCGACACGCTTGCCGCCGACCTCGACCGTGACGCGCTCGCGCGACTCGGGCTCGTCGGCGTCCGCGGAGGCACCCGAGTAGGGCTCGAGCTGGTTGTCGTAGTCGGTCTCGATCCAGGTCGTGTAGACGTCGAACGAGCCGTCTTCGGCGGTGAAGGCCGGGTCGTCGACGACCGAGCGGTGGAACGGGATGACCGTGGGCATGCCGTCGACGACGAACTCGTCGAGCGCGCGGCGCGAACGGGCCAGCACCTGCTCGCGGCTGGTGCCGGTGATGACGAGCTTGGCGATGAGGGAGTCGAACGATCCGGGGATCGTCTCGCCCTCCTCGTAGCCGCCGTCGAGGCGGACGCCGGGTCCGGACGGGGGCGACCACTTGGTCAGGGTGCCGGGCGCGGGCAGGAAGCCGCGGCCGCCGTCTTCGGCGTTGATGCGGAACTCCATCGAGTGACCGCGGATCTCGGGGTCGCCGTAGCCGAGCTCCTCGCCCGCTGCGATGCGGAACATCTCGCGCACCAGGTCGATGCCCGTGACCTCCTCGGAGACGCAGTGCTCGACCTGCAGGCGGGTGTTGACCTCGAGGAAGCTGATCGTGCCGTCGGCCGCGACGAGGAACTCGCACGTGCCGGCACCGACGTAGCTGGCCTCCTTGAGGATGGCCTTGGAGGAGGTGTAGAGGCGCTCGATCTGGTCGTCGGTCAGGAACGGCGCGGGGGCCTCCTCGACGAGCTTCTGGTGGCGGCGCTGCAGCGAGCAGTCGCGGGTCGAGATGACCACGACGTTGCCGTGGCTGTCGGCGAGGCACTGGGTCTCGACGTGGCGCGGCTTGTCGAGGAACTTCTCGACCAGGCACTCGCCGCGGCCGAAGGCGCTGACGGCCTCGCGGACGGCCGACTCGTAGAGCTCGGGGATCTCCTCGAGGGTGCGGGCGACCTTGAGTCCACGGCCGCCTCCGCCGAAGACGGCCTTGATCGCGACGGGCAGGCCGTTCTCCCGGGCGAACGCGACGACTTCGTCGGCGTCCTTGACGGCGTCCTTGGTGCCCGGAGCGAGGGGCGCGTTGGCCTTGAGCGCGATCTGCTTGGCCTTGGCCTTGTCGCCGAGGCTCTCGATGGCAGCTGGCGGGGGACCGATCCAGATCAGCCCGGCGTCGATGACGGCCTGGGCGAACTCGGCGTTCTCGGCCAGGAAGCCGTAGCCGGGGTGCACGCTGTCGGCGCCGGAGCGCTTCGCGACGGCGATGATCTTCTCGATCGACAGGTAGGAGTCGGCTGGCGTCGAACCGTCCAACGAGTACGCCTCGTCGGCGAGGCGTACGAACACCGCGTCGCGGTCGGGCTCGGCGTAGACCGCGACGCTGCCGATGCCGGAGTCCTTGCAGGCTCGGATGACGCGGACGGCGATCTCACCGCGGTTGGCGATCAGGACCTTGGCCAGGGGCTTGCTCACTGAGTCTTCTCCTTGTGCGACGGATGCCTGCCGCAGTCTAGGGCGTCGGATAGTTGGACGTCATATGAGGTACGTCTCGCCGGAGGGCGCGTTTGTCGGTCCAGGTTAATGGTTGTTAACATGGCGGCCATGACCTTCGCCCTGTCCCGTGAGCACGAGTCCTTCCGCCGCACCGTCCGCGAGTTCGCCGCGGCCGAGGTGGCACCGCACGTCGCGGAGTGGGACAAGGCGCACCACTTCCCGGTCGACCTCGTGCAGAAGATGGGCGACCTGGGGCTGTTCGGGCTGACCGCCCCGGAGGAGTTCGGCGGGGCCGACGGCGACTTCACCTCGCTGTGCGTCGCGATCGAGGAGCTCGGTCGGGTCGACCAGTCGATCGGCATCACGCTGCAGGCCGGCGTCGGGCTCGGCATCACGCCGATCCTCGAGTACGGCACGCCCGAGCAGAAGGAGCGGTGGCTGCCCGACCTCGTGGCGGGTCGCAGGCTCGCCGGCTTCGGCCTGACCGAGCCCGGTGCCGGATCGGACGCCTCGGCGACCAAGACCCGGGCCGTCCTCGACGGCGACTCGTGGGTCGTCGACGGCTCGAAGCAGTTCATCACGAACTCCGGCAGCGACATCACCTCGCTCGTCACCGTGACGGCGCGCACCGGCACGCGCGTCGACGGTAGGCCCGAGATCTCGGCGATCATGCTGCCGGCGGACACGCCGGGCTTCGTGGCCGAGGCCCCGTACGACAAGCTCGGCTGGCACATCTCCGACACGCATCCGCTGTCGTTCACGGCGGCACGGGTCCCCGCCGATCACCTGCTCGGCGAGCGCGGACGTGGCTACGCGCAGTTCCTCGCGACGCTCGACGACGGCCGTGTCGCCATCTCGGCCCTGGCGGTCGGCTGCATGCAGGCGTGCCTCGACCTGTGCGTGCAGTACGCGGGGGAGCGCACGACGTTCGGCGTGCCGATCGGCACCAAGCAGGGCGTGGCCTTCCAGATCGCCGACATCGCGACGATGGTGCGGGCCGGTCGGGCGCTGACCTACCAGGCCGCGGCGCTGAAGGACGGCGGCGCGTCGGCGCAGGAGTTCAAGCAGGCCGCGTCGATCGCCAAGCTCTACACCTCGGAGTCGGCCGTCACCGCGACGCGCATCGCGACCCAGGTGTTCGGCGGCTACGGCTTCATGGAGGAGTACCCGGTCGCCCGCTTCTACCGCGACGCCAAGATCCTCGAGATCGGCGAGGGCACCTCCGAGGTGCAGCGCATGCTGATCGCCCGCGGCCTGGGCCTCCCAGTCGAGTAAGCGGGGCCGGTGCGCTGGCGTCCACCTCCTCGCGGCAGCGGTGCGCTGGCGTCCACCGAGTCCGTCGCGGTGGACGCTGGCGCACCGCCCGGCCGTCGTGGCGGTGCCTGCGGCTCCTCGGCATCAATGGCTGCGAGGTCGCTACTGCGGACGGACGCCGAACGGGACGGAGCGGGCCGCGCATGCCTCGACCAGGGCGCTCTCGAGGCACCTGAGCTCCGAAGGTAGCGACGCAAGGACGGTGGGGAACATGCCGCGCACGTCCCAGACGTCGGTCGACGAGGCCAGGACGTAGGGGAAGTCGGCGTCGTCGGACAGGACGTCGAACGTGGTGCGAAGCAGACCGCTGCCGCGGACCAGCTCGATCGACGCGATGGCGTCCCACGGCATCTCGGTCAACGTTCTCGAGCGTGACCGCACGGCGAGGTGAGTGTCGGAGACGGCGATGACGCGGCGCGCCGTGAATCGCGTCCACGTGATGGTGCGCCCGATGATGATGCAGACCGCGATCACGGCCGCGACCGTCACGGCGGTCGAGAGTGGAAAGAAGATCGTTCCCAGCCATCCGGTGATCGTCGCCGAGACGACGAAGCCGGGCAGGCTGAGTGCGACCGTCAGCGCGGCGCGCTCAGGTGCCCAGATCGTCCGGTAACCGACATCCGGTGGCTGCGCACCTGGTACGTCGCTGCTCATCGCCTCAGCCTAGGTCGTGGCGGTGCCTGAGTCGCCCGTCCCAGGCGTCGATGGGCGACCCCGCCACCGGGCACGCGGGTGATGGGAGACCCGGTCACCGGTCGCGCGGGTGATGGGCGACCAGGTCACCGCCCCGCGTGGAGCACGTCACACGGGTGTTCACTACGCCATCACGTCATAGGTGACCGTCAGCCAACTCTGATGAGGTGAGCGGCAAGGGATCGCTCGTCCACGAGTGGTCGGAGGCTGTTGTGTCGTGTCGTCTGTGCGGGTCCTCCCGCCTCCGGAGCGTCCTCGACCTCGGTGCCACCCCGCCGTGCGAGCTGTTCCTCACCGAGGAGGGCCGCGACCTCCCCGAGCCGACCTACCCGCTCCACCTGCGCCTGTGCGAGGAGTGCCTGCTGCTGCAGATCCCGGCGCTGATCCTGCCCGAGGAGACGTTCGTCGACTACGCCTACTACTCCTCGTTCTCCGACTCGTGGGTCGAGCACGCCAAGACGTTCGTGCACGATGCGATCGAGCGCCTGGGCCTGACGTCCGAGAGCTCGGTCATCGAGGTCGCCAGCAACGACGGCTACCTGCTGCAGCACGTCGTCGCGGCGGGCATCCCGTGCCTCGGCATCGAGCCCTCGGTCAACGTCGGCGAGGCCGCCCGCGAGCGGGGCGTTCCCACGCTGACGACGTTCCTCGACGAGCAGGTCGCCGATGACGTCGTGGCCGAGCGCGGCTCCGCATCGCTCGTCGTGGCCAACAACGTCTACGCGCACATCCCCGACCTGCTCGGGTTCAGCCGGGCGCTGCGCACGCTGACCGCCGATGACGGCTGGGTCAGCATCGAGGTGCACCACGCGCTCAACCTCGTGGCCCTGGGCCAGTTCGACACCGTTTACCACGAGCACTTCCAGTACTACACGGTCCTGTCGATCAGCCGTGCCCTTGCGACGGCCGGCCTGACGGTCGTCGACGTCGACCTCGTGCCGACCCATGGCGGTTCCATCCGCGTGTGGGCGCAGCCGGTGGAGGTCGCCGGCGAGCCGAGCCAGGCCGTCGCCGACGCGCTCGCCGCGGAGGAGCGGGCCGGCCTGCACGCCGTCGAGGGCTACCTCGAGCTCGAGCCCCGCTCGCAGTCGGTGCGCCAGGAGCTCCTGCGCTTCCTGCTCGACGCCAAGGCCGACGGCAAGCGGGTCGTCGGCTACGGCGCCCCGGGCAAGGGCAACACGCTGCTCAACTACTGCGGCATCCGCTCCGACCTGCTGGAGTACACGGTCGACCGCAACCCCTACAAGCACGGCCGGTTCACCCCCGGCACGCGCATCCCGATCCACGCGCCCGAGCGCATCGCGGCCGACCGGCCCGACGTCGTCCTGGTGCTGCCGTGGAACCTCGAGACCGAGATCGCCGCACAGCTGTCGTACGTCCGCGAGTGGGGCGGCGAGATCGTCGTTCCCCTGCCGACCGTCCACACCGTCCCGGCCCCCGCGGCCGCCACTCCCACGGAGGTCCTGTCATGAAGGTCGTGCTCTTCTGCGGCGGCTACGGCATGCGCATGCGCAACGGCGACGCCGACGTCATCCCCAAGCCGTTGCAGATGGTCGGTCCGCGGCCGCTCATCTGGCACGTCATGCGCTACTACGCGCACTTCGGCCACACCGAGTTCGTGCTGTGCCTCGGCTACGGGGCCAAGCAGATCAAGGAGTTCTTCACGACGTACTCCGAGACCGAGTCGAACGACTTCGTGCTGCGCGACGGCAAGGTCGAGCTGCTGTCGACCGACATCAGCGACTGGTCGATCACGTTCGTCGACACGGGGCTCGAGACGCCGATCGGCGAGCGTCTGCGCCGCGTGCGACCGCACCTCCAGGGCGACGAGTTCTTCCTGGCCAACTACGCCGACGTGCTGTGCGACGCACCGCTGGACGCCATGATCAAGGAGTTCCACGACTTCGGCGCTGCGGCCTCGATGATCGTCGTCCCGCCGCAGTCGTCGTTCCACATCGTCGACGTGGCGGACGGCGGCGGCGTCACGGGCATCAGCCCCGTCAGCGACCTGCCGCTCGGCGAGAACGGCGGCTATTTCGTCCTGTCGCAGGAGGTGTTCGACCACCTGCCCGAGAACGGCGATCTCGTGGCCGATGCGTGCACGGCGCTCGCGGCGCAGGGCAAGCTCTACGGCTACCGCTACGACGGCTTCTGGAAGCCCGCCGACACGTTCAAGGAGCGCGCCGAGCTCGACGCGGCCTACTCCGACGGCAGCCGCCCGTGGGCCGTGTGGGAGGACCGCGGTGTGACCGCATGATCCATCTCGCGCTCGAGGACGTCCGCGAGGTCGCCCTGCTGGCGGCGCACTGCGACGACCTCGCGATCGGCATGGGCGGCACGCTCCTGACGCTCAAGCGGTCGTACCCCGACGTCCGGGTGCGGGCACTCGTGCTCGGCGGTGCCGGAACTCCCCGCGAGGCCGAGGAGCGCGAGGCGCTGGCCGCCCTGGCCGGCGAGGTCGACCTGACGATCCTCGACCTGCCCGACGGCCGTGCGCCCGCGCACTGGGACCGCATCAAGGACGCGATGGGCGAGTTCGCCCGCGGCGGCGACGCCGACCTCGTGTTCGCCCCGCAGCGGCACGACGCGCACCAGGACCACCGGCTCGTCGCCGAGCTGGCGCCGACGGAGTTTCGCGACCACCTGATCCTCGGCTACGAGATCCTCAAGTGGGAGACCGACACCCCGCAGCCCGTGCTGATGCACCCGCTGACGCCCGACGTCGCGGCCGAGAAGCTGCGCGTCCTGATGTCGTCGTACCCCTCGCAGCAGTCGAAGGACTGGTACGACGAGTCCGCCTTCGCCGCACTCATGCGCCTGCGCGGCGTGCAGTGCCACCAGCAGCACGCCGAGGCCTTCGTCGTCGAGAAGGCAGTCCTGACCCTCGCCCCCCTCGCCCCCGAACACCATCGCACCCCAGCACAGGAGACCCGCTGACATGAAGGTCCTTCTCACCGGACACCAGGGATATCTCGGCACCGTCATGGCACCGCTGCTGGCCGAGGCCGGCCACGACGTCACGGGCCTCGACACGGGCCTGTTCGCCGACAGCATCCTCGGCCCGGCCCCCCACGACCCGGAGACCCTCGCGGTCGACCTGCGGGACGTCACCGCCCGGCACCTCGCGGGGTTCGACGCGGTCATCCACCTCGCGGCACTGTCGAACGACCCGCTCGGCGCACTGGCGCCCGAGATCACCTACGACATCAACCACGCCGCGTCGGTGCGCCTCGCGCGTGCCGCGAAAGAGGCGGGCGTGTCCCGCTTCCTGTACGCGTCGACGTGCTCGGTCTACGGCTCCGCCGGCGAGGACCTCGTGACGGAGGACGCGCCGCTGCGCCCGCTGACCCCCTACGCCGAGAGCAAGGTGCGGGTCGAGGCCGACGTCAGCGCGATGGCAGACGACTCGTTCAGCCCGTCGTACCTGCGCAACGCCACGGCCTTCGGCTTCTCGCCCCGGCTGCGGGCCGACATCGTGCTCAACAACCTCGTGGGGCACGCCGTGCTGACCGGCGAGGTCAAGGTGCTGTCGGACGGCACGCCGTGGCGTCCGCTGGTGCACGCGCGTGACATCGCGACGGCGTTCATCCGGACGCTCGAGGCACCGACGGCCGACATCCACGACCGCGCCTTCAACGTCGGCACCGAGGCCAACAACGTCACGGTCGCCGAGATCGCCCAGGCCGTCGCCGACACCGTCCCGGGCTCACGACTGTCGATCACCGGCGAGACCGGTGCAGACCCCCGGTCGTACCGCGTCGACTTCTCGCTGATCCGCAAGCTGCTGCCGGGTTACGACGCGACGTGGTCGATCGCCGACGGCGCCGTCGAGCTGCACGACGCCTACACGCGTCACGGACTCACGCAGACCGCCTTCGACCAGAGCTTCACCCGCCTGGCGGTGCTCAAGCGCCGTCAGGTCGAGGGCACCCTCGACGCCTCCATGAGGCCGCAGGTCCCATGACGACGGGCAGCGCGAGGTCAGACCAGCGTGGCCCGCAGGGTCGCCCACGAGCCGGCCGATCGGTCGCGGTCCGACACGACCGTCACGGGCTCCGGCCACGCGATTGCGAGGTCGGGGTCGTCGTACGCGACCCCGATGTCCTCGCCGGGCTCGTGCGGGCGGTCGATGCGGTAGCAGACGTCGGCCTGCTCGCTCGTCACCTGGAACCCGTGCAGGAAGCCGGGCGGGACGTACAGGTGCGCGTGGCGTTCGTCGTCGAGCTCAAAC is a window encoding:
- a CDS encoding phage holin family protein, with amino-acid sequence MTIGPDLAKSVAISAAANAFSLAFAAWVFDRFNIRFGWFVVAVVLFTVLTVALRGIVVGTVNRFARGYTIAGGLVLTLLVLVLTEVVVPEDGFSIDGWGTWVGVTLIVWAAGVAFGEVDKAPPPKRLTTR
- a CDS encoding peptidoglycan recognition protein family protein; its protein translation is MRFISGAIVGAVLATSMTFVSSSAHADDVVAPPADAVAAPTDPVDVSTTTVPAVSQGLSAATADGGDLVAELPARKTDDFGLVGVTWDRGFDATGLLVEVRLRTAGAWGEWQELHVEGDDGSEGGQDGTEPLWVGSADGISVRVTSPTGQRPAGLKVATIDPGTTPAAGQASAPAAAPASSVSPAVYRTSSASAVTVASGATAPMPPIILRSAWGAAPNTSCSSPNVSPGGIKGAVIHHTAGTNTYTAAQSAQIVRATQAYHMKSRKWCDIGYNFLVDKYGQIFEGRNGGIDRAVRAAHSGNAAVNENTMGVSMMGTFSTMAPTQATKDAVTKLVAWRFSLVGLPASGTYSLGGKTLNRIAGHRDVVGTECPGAAAYAWLSAPGGLRDSVAGYTASVATPIAQRVAKLGAGATGALVQAEYPFYTAPGGTKARYKKIDIISSPLGTFSLGDVVRSRYNSLKGQSGALGVPTGIIVTTARSQVRMQRFHHGTIYRVKRKNKKVAAYALYGKVENKYRSLREASGKLGVPTKTQTKISGGRERAYFSKGTLTLQSNGRVTVSVK
- a CDS encoding acetyl/propionyl/methylcrotonyl-CoA carboxylase subunit alpha produces the protein MSKPLAKVLIANRGEIAVRVIRACKDSGIGSVAVYAEPDRDAVFVRLADEAYSLDGSTPADSYLSIEKIIAVAKRSGADSVHPGYGFLAENAEFAQAVIDAGLIWIGPPPAAIESLGDKAKAKQIALKANAPLAPGTKDAVKDADEVVAFARENGLPVAIKAVFGGGGRGLKVARTLEEIPELYESAVREAVSAFGRGECLVEKFLDKPRHVETQCLADSHGNVVVISTRDCSLQRRHQKLVEEAPAPFLTDDQIERLYTSSKAILKEASYVGAGTCEFLVAADGTISFLEVNTRLQVEHCVSEEVTGIDLVREMFRIAAGEELGYGDPEIRGHSMEFRINAEDGGRGFLPAPGTLTKWSPPSGPGVRLDGGYEEGETIPGSFDSLIAKLVITGTSREQVLARSRRALDEFVVDGMPTVIPFHRSVVDDPAFTAEDGSFDVYTTWIETDYDNQLEPYSGASADADEPESRERVTVEVGGKRVEVVLPGGLGASAAAAGGAKKAKRKAGKAAGAAASGDSLVAPMQGTVVKVTVTEGQEVAAGDQIVVVEAMKMEQPINAHKAGIVTGLAVEVGGGVTSGQVVAEIKDAAPAE
- a CDS encoding SpoIID/LytB domain-containing protein codes for the protein MSGTGLTIALVVGAGVLAPVPAQAAGTQVTGAAPGAVAAPAPVEAPPVDVTTTAVPSVPVAPERPSSSDLVAELPKTATSDFRMVGVTWTSGPSTGVKVEVRTRTAGAWSAWTTLDVEVQAGEGGEPGTEPLWVGDADGVAARVTSDGDPLEGVRIATIDPGQDDAVAEPGATGAAFRTAAADGAPGYTPQPAIISRAAWGASAGTPCDSPAAGDQTRGVVVHHTAGTNSYTQAQSAQIVRATQAFHMKSRKWCDLGYNFLVDKYGQIFEGRRGGIDRAVRAAHSGNAAVNMYAMGVSMMGNYDEVKPSAALKDAMVRLIGWRLGTNYLPAKGTYSLGGKTLNMIAGHRDVLSTACPGRYGYAWLSEAGGLRDRVEAYIAAYSSPVKSLYRALGAAATGPIFIGEAQGADGSRLRAKLVDIYSKGTAGPAFTVGGTIRAEYDRVGSRAGVLGYPKANAAAAAGGTRQEFDGGYITTTAAGRATAYTSAGAVIPGGSAAPSAPAPAVKPATVSKVSVKAGARSARLTWPAVAGATSYDVCLYANKNVKKVCNRSAYGVSGTTALVAKLKPTNGTDWYAKVRAVNGSLKGGYSSLKGFNLSSVAAKAASAASAPAAAAEPAAVSSAATVPPSAEAPGVDTVTVPASGAIAISGHGYGHGIGMSQYGAQGAALAGVTYDRILASYYPGTSLGTQGGSIRVLISQDTSDAVDVRAASGLVFRKVSGSFKKSLPTTVGGRKVTTWRIVRVSSKKTQSTLQYRTSGRSYRTYKGIRWTGDGQFQGPSRIGLVLPGGSTVSYRGAIRSAVPSKGSTARDTVNVLPLEHYVRGVIAAEMPAKWAPEALKAQAVAARTYGVRSINAARYYDICSTTACQVYGGASRETATTDAAARATSGQYVSYNGVPALTQFSSSSGGRTSVGSQPYLVAGDDPYDGWAGNANHAWTTTVPAARIQKAYPTIGTLRSLAITRRAGGGSWGGRVSSITLVGTSANVSISGNDARWAFGLKSNWFSFGS
- a CDS encoding class I SAM-dependent methyltransferase, yielding MSGKGSLVHEWSEAVVSCRLCGSSRLRSVLDLGATPPCELFLTEEGRDLPEPTYPLHLRLCEECLLLQIPALILPEETFVDYAYYSSFSDSWVEHAKTFVHDAIERLGLTSESSVIEVASNDGYLLQHVVAAGIPCLGIEPSVNVGEAARERGVPTLTTFLDEQVADDVVAERGSASLVVANNVYAHIPDLLGFSRALRTLTADDGWVSIEVHHALNLVALGQFDTVYHEHFQYYTVLSISRALATAGLTVVDVDLVPTHGGSIRVWAQPVEVAGEPSQAVADALAAEERAGLHAVEGYLELEPRSQSVRQELLRFLLDAKADGKRVVGYGAPGKGNTLLNYCGIRSDLLEYTVDRNPYKHGRFTPGTRIPIHAPERIAADRPDVVLVLPWNLETEIAAQLSYVREWGGEIVVPLPTVHTVPAPAAATPTEVLS
- a CDS encoding acyl-CoA dehydrogenase family protein encodes the protein MTFALSREHESFRRTVREFAAAEVAPHVAEWDKAHHFPVDLVQKMGDLGLFGLTAPEEFGGADGDFTSLCVAIEELGRVDQSIGITLQAGVGLGITPILEYGTPEQKERWLPDLVAGRRLAGFGLTEPGAGSDASATKTRAVLDGDSWVVDGSKQFITNSGSDITSLVTVTARTGTRVDGRPEISAIMLPADTPGFVAEAPYDKLGWHISDTHPLSFTAARVPADHLLGERGRGYAQFLATLDDGRVAISALAVGCMQACLDLCVQYAGERTTFGVPIGTKQGVAFQIADIATMVRAGRALTYQAAALKDGGASAQEFKQAASIAKLYTSESAVTATRIATQVFGGYGFMEEYPVARFYRDAKILEIGEGTSEVQRMLIARGLGLPVE